From the genome of Triticum aestivum cultivar Chinese Spring chromosome 3B, IWGSC CS RefSeq v2.1, whole genome shotgun sequence, one region includes:
- the LOC123072175 gene encoding heavy metal-associated isoprenylated plant protein 35, which yields MATEPVEFQVVVLRVSIHCEGCKKKVKKVLLHIDGVYRCDIDARRNRVAITVSPKIDAGILVARLRKSGKLAEPWPEEPKQQQEPPPPAESQSQETKNQADDASKPNEAAEKPAAEPSTAQPPAPEPEKTAEETPLPAEESKGPDEAKAETGPQQQPSGANGKAKQQQQHQEQHDHHDKPMDARVTMEYDDARGRGVYGYGAPHQYMPATRQPPVHVMSYNVARPMASSSYYAAAPTPAAMPMPTPMARPGPSHGGYIDEYAPPNYYSRPAPSAYEPYYYPDPQPSPYQHQHSAAEDYYYGAPPPPPQRSAFSPPREAYGDMFNDENANSCSVM from the exons GTTGTGGTGCTCAGGGTGTCCATCCATTGTGAAGGGTGCAAAAAGAAGGTGAAGAAGGTGCTCCTACATATTGATG GCGTATACAGATGTGACATCGACGCCCGAAGAAACAGGGTGGCGATCACAGTCTCTCCAAAGATCGACGCCGGGATCCTCGTCGCAAGGCTGCGCAAGTCCGGCAAACTGGCGGAGCCTTGGCCGGAGGAGCccaagcagcagcaggagccgccTCCTCCTGCAGAGAGCCAAAGCCAAGAAACCAAGAACCAAGCAGATGATGCCAGCAAGCCTAACGAGGCCGCCGAGAAGCCCGCCGCCGAGCCAAGCACAGCCCAGCCTCCGGCGCCGGAACCCGAGAAGACCGCCGAAGAGACCCCACTGCCGGCCGAAGAAAGCAAAGGGCCCGACGAGGCCAAGGCGGAGACAGGGCCGCAGCAACAACCCAGCGGGGCGAACGGGAaagccaagcagcagcagcagcaccaggaGCAGCATGATCATCATGATAAGCCGATGGACGCCAGGGTGACGATGGAGTACGACGACGCCCGCGGCAGAGGCGTCTACGGCTACGGGGCCCCCCACCAGTACATGCCAGCGACACGGCAGCCGCCGGTGCACGTCATGAGCTACAACGTGGCACGGCCGATGGCGAGCTCGTCATACTACGCCGCCGCGCCGACGCCGGCGGCGATGCCGATGCCCACTCCCATGGCGAGGCCAGGGCCGTCGCACGGCGGCTACATAGACGAGTACGCGCCTCCGAACTACTACAGCCGGCCGGCGCCATCGGCGTACGAGCCCTACTACTACCCCGATCCCCAGCCGTCGCCGTACCAGCATCAGCATTCTGCGGCCGAGGACTACTACTAcggagcaccgccgccgcctccgcagAGGAGCGCCTTCTCGCCGCCGCGGGAGGCTTACGGCGACATGTTCAACGACGAGAATGCCAATTCTTGCAGCGTGATGTGA